TCTTTCGGATCCTCTGGCAGTTTGGAATCGGTTACAATACGCATAACGGGTTTGCGCACTTGGTTCGACGGTGCGAAAATCGGGATGACGTTGTTATAACTTTTGCTCATCTTTCTGCCGTCGATACCAGGGATCGTCATCACCTCTTTCCGAATCACGGCTTCTGGAATCGTCAAGATATTGCCGTAATTCCCGTTGAAAGTGAGTGCAACATCGCGCGTAATTTCGAGATGTTGCTGCTGGTCGAGTCCGACAGGAACAATGTGGGTCCCGTAGAGCAGAATGTCTGCTGCCATCAAAACCGGATAAGTGAAAAGTCCAGCGTTGATGTTTTTATCCTCTTCGCGCCCCTCTGCGATGTTGTCATCAACGATCGCTTTATAGGCATGTGCGCGGTTGAGTAAACCCTTTGCTGTGAAACACGCCAACACCCACGACAACTCGAACACCTCTGGAATGTCCGATTGACGGTAGAAAATTACCTCATCCGGGTTCAACCCCAACGCCAACCACGTCGCTGTCGCTTGATGGGTTAGATATACTAACTCTTTCTTGTTCCGGACAGTCGTGAGTGCGTGATAGTCTGCGATAAAGTAGAGTGCCTGATATGTTTCGGCAAGTTCCAGTGCAGGTTTAATCATACCGAGGTAATTCCCGATATGCGGCTGTCCTGTCGGTTTAATACCTGTTAAAGTTATCTGTCTCAATTGATGAGGTGCTCCTTTTTAGGCTGCAGCTTGCTGCTGTTACGTGCCTTCTTTCAAGCGGGCGAGTTCTTCTTGGAGACGGGCAAGTTCGGTTTCAGCACGTTCAGCACGTTTTCTATCACGTGCAGCGCGTGCGTTCGCTGCCTCCTCTGGGGTCTGCAACCACTCCTCTGTTGTAGGGTTGTAAATGCCCAAACCATCGGCGAGAAAACAAAAATCCAACCCTAAAATCTCTGAGCGAATCCCACCGTCAGCGTTCGGTGAGATCTCAATATACTCGCCACCAACCAGCCGAAACCCAATTAACGGTGTCGGGAGATAACGTCTATCAACATCACATAGGAAGTATTCCGGAATCCCAAGTTCAGCGTAGAGTTCCTTTTTTCGCACTAAGTC
The sequence above is drawn from the Candidatus Poribacteria bacterium genome and encodes:
- the trpS gene encoding tryptophan--tRNA ligase, translated to MRQITLTGIKPTGQPHIGNYLGMIKPALELAETYQALYFIADYHALTTVRNKKELVYLTHQATATWLALGLNPDEVIFYRQSDIPEVFELSWVLACFTAKGLLNRAHAYKAIVDDNIAEGREEDKNINAGLFTYPVLMAADILLYGTHIVPVGLDQQQHLEITRDVALTFNGNYGNILTIPEAVIRKEVMTIPGIDGRKMSKSYNNVIPIFAPSNQVRKPVMRIVTDSKLPEDPKDPDECNVFAIYQHFADADAVAAKRELYLNGGLAYGEMKKELFALLEATFSDKRDRYNALMDNPDELDKVLEEGGKKARDIAVPILAKVRKAVGVSP
- a CDS encoding Uma2 family endonuclease; this encodes METRPNTLLTPYAPTEASDLYPESDGKPMAETDLHIDAIIRVRHILRAYFAGVPDVYISGNLMMYYEDSRPPKAVSPDILVTFGVGKKPRRTYKIWEEGKPPDLVIEFSSKGTVQTDLVRKKELYAELGIPEYFLCDVDRRYLPTPLIGFRLVGGEYIEISPNADGGIRSEILGLDFCFLADGLGIYNPTTEEWLQTPEEAANARAARDRKRAERAETELARLQEELARLKEGT